In Streptomyces rapamycinicus NRRL 5491, the genomic stretch GGGCACGGCGAGCGTGCAGATCATCCTCAACCCGTTCCGGCTCAAGCCGCTGGAGGAGGTGGTCCCGGCGGCGCGGGAGGCCGGTGTCGGGATCATCGCGCGGGTGCCGCTGGCGTCCGGTCTGCTGTCGGGGAAGTACACCAAGGACACCGTCTTCGCCGAGAACGACCACCGCACCTTCAACCGGCACGGCGAGATGTTCGACCAGGGCGAGACGTTCTCCGGTGTGGGCTTCGAGGAGGGCGTCGAGGCGGCGGTGGAGTTCGCCGGACTGACCCCACCGGGCGCCACCCCCGCGCAGACGGCGCTGCGGTGGATCATCCAGCAGCCGGGCGTGACCTCGGTCATCCCGGGGGCGCGTTCGCCCGAGCAGGCTCGGGCGAACGCGGCCGCGGCGGGGCTGTCCCCGCTGCCGGGCGCCACGCTGGAGGCCGTCGGCGACCTGTACGACCGGCGGATCCGGGCCCAGGTGCACCATCGCTGGTAACGGTGGCACGCGGGGCTCAGAAACCGGCGTCCGCCGTCCATTGCGCGAGCTCGCGCTGGGCGGCGGCGCGCTGCTCCGCCGTAGGGGCGGCGGTGCCGTCGGCGATCAGCGCGTAGTGCAGGGTGCCGGTGGACTCACCGGCCGGGGCGGACAGCACCAGCCGGTTGCCTTCGCCGTCGCCGGGCTCCGCCGCGGTGGCGACGGGATGGTCGGCGGTGTGGCCGTGCGCGGTGTACGCGGGCGGGCCGGTGAGGGTGCCCAGATCGGAGACGACGGTGGTCCGTGCGGGGTCGAAGTCGCGGGGCAGCCGGAGTTCGGTGGGCGCGTCGGTGGCGCCGTCTGAGCGCCAGACCAGCATGGAGTAGCGGCCTGAGCCGGTGACCTTGGCGACGTGTCGCAGGCTGCCGGGGATGCGGTCCCAGCTGAGCGTGGTGGAGCCGTCACGCGCACGGTCCTCGAAGGTGAAGGCGAGGGTGCGGCCCGCGACGGCGCGCGGATAGATGCGGTCGAGCAGCCGGGCGTCCTGGCGCAGCGCGGCGTCACCGGAGTCGTCGAGGCGCACGGCCGAGAGGTCCTCGTCGTTCCAGGCGTCACCCTCGGTGAGTACCTTCCCGGTGTTGCCGTTCATGGCCTCGTGGTGGCGGCCGTTGTAGATGTCCCACTGCCACTGGGTGGAGGAGAGCACGGCGCCGGAGGCGGCCGGTTTGGTCCACCAGGTGGCGCCGGGGAGGCGGGAGTCCAGCGCCTGGTACATGCCCTTGACGACGGTGGGGGCCTTGTCGGAGGTGAAGCCGGCCAGCGGATGGCCGAATTCGCTCATGACGGCGGGCAGGCCTAGGGCGGTGGAGCGGTCGCGCAGGGCGCCGAAGTCGCCCGCGTACTGGCCGTCGGCCGCCTTGCCGGGCATGAAGATCCCGGAGATGGCCTTCTGATCGTAGTAGTGGGTGTTGAAGACGTAGTCGGGGCCGGGTTTTCCGGCGTCGAGGAGTCCGCCCTCCTGGCGCTGGAAGTCCAGGTTGGAGTTCCAGAACATATTGGGTTCCACGAACGCGGGCTTGTCCTGCCAGCCCGCGGCGTCCATACGGGCGCGGAACTTCTCGTAGAAGGGCCACAGCACGCTCTTCTCCCAGGTGCGGCTGTTCTGGCCGTCGTCGTACGCGCCCGCGTACGGCTCGTTGAGCGGGTCGAAGCCGACGACGCGGGTGAACTGGTCGTCGGTGAGCTCCCGGGCGAGGTAGGTCATGGTCTTCTCGGCGGTGGCCAGGAAGGCGTCCTGGACACGGACGGTGCCCGCGCCGGTGGTCAGGGCGCGGTTGCGCCAGAAGTCGCGGGTGGCGTCTCTGACCGCCTGGTTCTGGGTGATGTTCTGGCCCCAGTGGAAGCAGATGCCGCAGGACTCCTTGGGGTATCCGCCCGCGTCGATGACCCATTTCGGGGCGCCGTCGCCGCTGTACCAGCTGTCCTTGTCGAAGAGACGGCCGGAGTACAGGTCCTGGTGGAAGTCGGGGAAGACCCGGATTCCGGCGTCGAGGAACGCCTTCATCTGCGCGGTGGCCTTCTCCAGATAGCCGGTGTCCACCTGGCCCGGCTCGGGCTCGGCATGGGCCCAGGAGAGCAGGTACCGCACCGCGTTGGCGCCGGTCAGGTGGCGCATGGCGGCGGCGGATTTCCTCGCGTCGGCGGTGGTGGCGAACGGGAGCCCGCCGTTCTCCTCCAGTTTGGTCTCGCCGGACACGTTGAAGCCGCGCAGCACGACCTCGCGGCCGTGGCCGTCGGCGAACCGGGTGCCGTCCACGGTCACCTGGTCCGCCGCCCGGCCGTCGAACCAGGGCGCCTCGGC encodes the following:
- a CDS encoding cellulase family glycosylhydrolase codes for the protein MPTHETRGIRIGRPRPGRTRLLGVAVLLLAAAAAPGTPAAAAEAPWFDGRAADQVTVDGTRFADGHGREVVLRGFNVSGETKLEENGGLPFATTADARKSAAAMRHLTGANAVRYLLSWAHAEPEPGQVDTGYLEKATAQMKAFLDAGIRVFPDFHQDLYSGRLFDKDSWYSGDGAPKWVIDAGGYPKESCGICFHWGQNITQNQAVRDATRDFWRNRALTTGAGTVRVQDAFLATAEKTMTYLARELTDDQFTRVVGFDPLNEPYAGAYDDGQNSRTWEKSVLWPFYEKFRARMDAAGWQDKPAFVEPNMFWNSNLDFQRQEGGLLDAGKPGPDYVFNTHYYDQKAISGIFMPGKAADGQYAGDFGALRDRSTALGLPAVMSEFGHPLAGFTSDKAPTVVKGMYQALDSRLPGATWWTKPAASGAVLSSTQWQWDIYNGRHHEAMNGNTGKVLTEGDAWNDEDLSAVRLDDSGDAALRQDARLLDRIYPRAVAGRTLAFTFEDRARDGSTTLSWDRIPGSLRHVAKVTGSGRYSMLVWRSDGATDAPTELRLPRDFDPARTTVVSDLGTLTGPPAYTAHGHTADHPVATAAEPGDGEGNRLVLSAPAGESTGTLHYALIADGTAAPTAEQRAAAQRELAQWTADAGF